From one Holophagales bacterium genomic stretch:
- a CDS encoding glycosyltransferase family 2 protein — MDEVPAVTVVVPARDEEENVGPLVREVERVLGGRGVVFELVVVDDGSRDRTAEGLAVLAASRPWLRPLALGTASGKSAALRAGILAARASVVATMDADLQDDPADLPAMLDLLGRGEADFVQGSRVRRADGAVRGAAAWVGRLTRRLVLGDTTRDTGCGLRAMRAPVARALPLDLEGMHRFLPHLARELGARVVEVPVAHRPRRAGKSHYGLVDRGFSGFADLLAVRWMARRRRRPEVLRLPQDRP; from the coding sequence TTGGACGAAGTCCCCGCGGTGACCGTCGTCGTCCCGGCGCGGGACGAGGAGGAGAACGTGGGCCCGCTCGTCCGCGAGGTCGAAAGGGTCCTGGGTGGCCGCGGGGTGGTGTTCGAGCTCGTCGTCGTGGACGACGGCTCCCGGGACCGCACGGCCGAGGGCCTCGCGGTTCTGGCCGCTTCACGGCCCTGGCTGAGGCCGCTGGCGCTCGGCACCGCGTCGGGCAAGTCGGCGGCGCTCCGGGCCGGAATCCTCGCGGCCCGCGCCAGCGTCGTGGCGACGATGGACGCGGACCTCCAGGACGACCCCGCCGATCTCCCTGCGATGCTCGATCTCCTCGGCCGGGGAGAAGCCGACTTCGTCCAGGGCTCCAGGGTCCGACGCGCCGACGGGGCCGTGCGTGGGGCGGCGGCCTGGGTGGGGCGACTGACGCGACGGCTCGTCCTCGGCGACACCACGAGGGACACGGGGTGCGGCCTGCGTGCGATGAGAGCTCCGGTCGCGCGCGCGCTGCCGCTCGATCTCGAGGGAATGCACCGCTTCCTGCCTCACCTCGCCCGCGAGCTCGGCGCGCGGGTCGTCGAGGTACCGGTTGCGCACCGGCCCCGGCGGGCGGGAAAGAGCCACTACGGTCTCGTCGACAGGGGGTTCTCCGGCTTCGCCGACCTTCTGGCGGTGCGCTGGATGGCGCGGAGACGCCGCCGCCCGGAGGTCCTCCGGCTCCCGCAGGACCGTCCGTGA
- a CDS encoding glycosyltransferase family 4 protein, with amino-acid sequence MKATILVDRWDASRGGQEGYLVALAGALVRRGVGLRVLCRESAGTSSGVSIEALAPRGGGASGEKRFLAAAALRVEAGAGPVLAPRLVGLATHVQLHGGLFADALEAERDSMEGARQALFGLGAAFNGRRRFLLRCERQVLAGGCPQIMVWTEAQRSRLRVFGVPDQAIRVAPPGVDLEHFSPDPDGFRQGGSAEFLFLAHNPRLKGLRAALGAIAVARRRGLPARLAVAGRGPGDAWRRLAARLGVADAVSFEGPLSPGDVARRLRAATGLLHPTFLDPCSLACLEAAACGVPVITTRRNGAVERLGPAGAALVVDDPRDVEALARAVEEVSNPTRRAELREAALGLRTSLDARRHLDDVVDWLGVG; translated from the coding sequence GTGAAGGCGACAATTCTCGTCGACCGCTGGGACGCCTCGCGCGGAGGGCAGGAGGGATATCTCGTCGCTCTGGCCGGGGCCCTCGTGCGGCGTGGGGTCGGCCTCCGGGTGCTTTGTCGCGAGAGCGCCGGGACGAGCAGCGGAGTCTCCATCGAGGCGCTCGCCCCCCGGGGAGGGGGCGCGTCCGGCGAGAAGCGCTTCCTGGCGGCCGCGGCCCTCAGGGTAGAGGCCGGGGCGGGGCCCGTCCTCGCGCCGAGGCTCGTCGGGCTCGCGACGCACGTCCAGCTGCACGGCGGACTCTTCGCCGACGCCCTCGAGGCGGAGCGCGATTCGATGGAGGGGGCCCGGCAGGCCCTTTTCGGTCTCGGAGCGGCCTTCAACGGGCGACGCCGGTTTCTCCTGCGCTGCGAAAGGCAGGTCCTCGCCGGCGGATGCCCTCAGATCATGGTCTGGACGGAGGCGCAGAGGAGCCGCCTCAGGGTCTTCGGCGTTCCAGACCAGGCGATCCGGGTGGCGCCGCCCGGCGTCGACCTCGAGCATTTCTCGCCGGATCCGGACGGCTTCCGCCAGGGCGGGAGCGCGGAGTTCCTCTTCCTCGCCCACAACCCCCGCCTGAAGGGTTTGCGCGCGGCTCTCGGGGCCATCGCCGTCGCGAGGCGGCGTGGCCTCCCCGCCCGCCTTGCCGTGGCCGGGCGGGGTCCAGGCGATGCGTGGCGCCGGCTCGCTGCCCGCCTCGGGGTCGCGGACGCCGTGTCCTTCGAAGGCCCGCTGTCGCCGGGTGACGTCGCTCGGCGGCTGCGCGCGGCGACCGGTCTCCTCCACCCGACGTTCCTGGACCCCTGCTCGCTCGCCTGCCTCGAGGCTGCTGCCTGCGGGGTCCCCGTCATCACGACCCGCAGGAACGGCGCCGTCGAGAGGCTCGGACCGGCGGGGGCGGCGCTCGTCGTGGACGATCCGAGGGACGTGGAGGCACTCGCGCGCGCGGTCGAAGAGGTCTCGAACCCGACCCGGCGCGCAGAGCTCAGAGAGGCCGCGCTCGGCCTCAGGACGTCGCTCGACGCGCGGCGTCACCTCGACGACGTGGTCGACTGGCTCGGCGTCGGCTGA
- a CDS encoding glycosyltransferase family 39 protein produces MRVRRRIEDDVARGRDAGRWGSWIVVGLWALVLVPFAGTRNLYYEEGRYTLAALDMLQNGHWLRPEVLGEGFVAKPPLLYWLVASAISLGGVSEWVVRAPALLAALLGALLVERDARRRGGAPAGLLAAVAFLLSPYVFTTGARSEPDLFVSVASFAAFRIWLESRCTRQGSAILAWIATASLLAATALLKGPLPLAWFGIGACLVVVRERRWRELPGLALLGGIALSAFAAWAGAVYQPGDETAFQDMTRTGGWPTVSTYLKGLVRFVGETAAHLLPWLAVAALPLSRRWRHEAGFDASPAVPFALYAVGCTVPLALWPHALARYAMPAMPGVAVVAGLAGAAAWRAGSPAIRTAIRGLVLAALTVRLAWLAAIPFDATRNEDARRLAETLAAPMGTSRDPLLILGPAIDYNAAFYLQRAGHSPRLIRTPGEVLTPAWLITAAPPPPGTREMARGASRRGVVYRVCRVGSTD; encoded by the coding sequence ATGAGGGTCCGCCGGCGGATCGAGGATGACGTGGCGCGGGGCCGCGACGCCGGGCGGTGGGGGAGCTGGATCGTCGTCGGGCTCTGGGCGCTCGTCCTCGTTCCCTTCGCCGGTACGCGCAACCTCTACTACGAGGAAGGGCGCTACACGCTCGCGGCGCTCGACATGCTGCAGAACGGCCACTGGCTGCGGCCGGAGGTCCTCGGGGAGGGATTCGTCGCGAAGCCTCCGCTGCTGTACTGGCTGGTCGCATCGGCGATCTCGCTCGGGGGCGTGTCCGAGTGGGTCGTCCGCGCACCCGCGCTCCTCGCCGCCCTGCTCGGCGCGCTTCTCGTCGAGCGCGATGCACGGCGCAGGGGCGGTGCACCGGCCGGTCTCCTCGCGGCCGTGGCCTTCCTCCTCTCTCCCTATGTCTTCACGACGGGTGCCCGGTCGGAGCCGGACCTGTTCGTCAGCGTGGCCTCCTTCGCCGCCTTCAGGATCTGGCTCGAGAGCCGGTGCACGCGTCAGGGGAGCGCAATCCTGGCGTGGATCGCCACCGCGTCGCTGCTCGCCGCGACCGCGCTTCTCAAGGGTCCGCTGCCGCTTGCCTGGTTCGGCATCGGGGCCTGTCTCGTCGTCGTTCGAGAGCGGCGCTGGAGGGAGCTGCCGGGCCTCGCGCTGCTGGGCGGGATCGCCCTGTCGGCCTTCGCCGCCTGGGCGGGCGCCGTCTACCAGCCCGGCGACGAGACGGCCTTCCAGGACATGACCCGCACCGGAGGTTGGCCGACGGTCTCGACCTACCTGAAGGGATTGGTGAGATTCGTTGGCGAGACCGCCGCCCACCTCCTTCCGTGGCTCGCCGTCGCGGCGCTGCCGCTGTCGCGGAGGTGGCGACACGAGGCCGGATTCGATGCGAGCCCGGCCGTGCCGTTCGCCCTCTACGCGGTGGGATGTACGGTGCCCCTCGCGCTCTGGCCCCACGCGCTCGCCCGGTACGCGATGCCGGCGATGCCCGGAGTCGCGGTGGTCGCGGGGCTCGCGGGCGCCGCCGCGTGGCGCGCAGGGTCGCCGGCCATCCGGACGGCGATCCGCGGTCTCGTTCTGGCGGCGCTCACGGTCCGGCTGGCGTGGCTCGCGGCCATCCCGTTCGACGCGACGCGCAACGAGGACGCGCGCCGTCTCGCCGAGACGCTCGCCGCGCCAATGGGGACTTCGCGGGACCCGCTGCTGATCCTCGGCCCCGCGATCGACTACAACGCCGCCTTCTACCTGCAGCGGGCCGGTCACTCGCCCCGTCTGATCCGCACGCCCGGCGAGGTCCTCACGCCCGCGTGGCTGATCACGGCCGCCCCGCCCCCGCCGGGCACTCGCGAGATGGCGCGCGGCGCCAGTCGGCGAGGTGTCGTCTACCGCGTCTGTCGCGTCGGGTCCACCGACTGA
- a CDS encoding glycosyltransferase, producing MPRVAVVIATHRRPALLAEALASVAAQTFRDVETVVVEDGGTEETARIVAASGAPGVRHVPLAFCGRCGAVRNEALRRVSSPLVAFLDDDDLWLPRRLEVHVAVLEAAPSAGLVFGPVLRFGDAKGTWPRHVPPRVDLARLLRGNCVPLSSVLARREALERAGLFPDEAELAQDYELWLRVARSHVLVGHPEPLVRYRVHAGGISRRKALEVEALAAILERLQSEWDLPPRLLSPARRGLLRTRARLASGFREAIRLRARSLAPGTVLRG from the coding sequence GTGCCCCGCGTCGCCGTCGTCATCGCCACGCATCGCCGGCCAGCGCTCCTCGCCGAGGCGCTCGCATCGGTGGCGGCGCAGACGTTTCGCGACGTCGAAACCGTCGTCGTGGAAGACGGCGGCACGGAGGAGACGGCTCGCATCGTCGCCGCGTCGGGGGCCCCCGGCGTCCGTCACGTTCCCCTCGCCTTCTGCGGACGATGCGGCGCCGTGCGAAACGAGGCCCTCCGCCGCGTCTCGTCTCCCCTCGTCGCGTTTCTCGACGACGACGACCTCTGGCTTCCCCGCAGGCTCGAGGTGCACGTGGCCGTTCTCGAGGCCGCTCCCTCCGCCGGGCTCGTCTTCGGTCCCGTGCTGCGCTTCGGCGATGCGAAGGGTACGTGGCCCCGGCACGTTCCCCCGCGGGTCGACCTCGCCCGCCTCCTGCGGGGCAACTGTGTCCCGCTCTCCTCCGTCCTCGCGCGCCGGGAGGCGCTCGAACGGGCCGGCCTCTTTCCCGACGAAGCGGAACTGGCCCAGGACTACGAGCTCTGGCTCCGTGTCGCGCGATCGCACGTTCTCGTCGGGCACCCCGAGCCCCTCGTCCGCTACCGCGTCCACGCCGGCGGGATCAGCCGCAGGAAGGCCCTCGAGGTCGAGGCCCTGGCCGCGATCCTGGAGCGCCTGCAATCGGAGTGGGACCTCCCGCCCCGGCTCCTTTCCCCCGCGCGCCGGGGCCTCCTCCGCACCCGCGCGCGGCTCGCTTCCGGCTTCCGGGAGGCGATCCGGCTCCGCGCCCGGTCCCTCGCGCCCGGAACGGTTCTTCGCGGGTGA
- a CDS encoding ABC transporter ATP-binding protein, with protein MSDGILAPGAGRRLLLRIARDAAVERSRFAGAAAALATMAGAQLLLTWLVKEWLEGPLTGGSLLPVRALLLKATGATLLLAMAVVLARYLAASVNQRLLERLRDRAARKILASRALAVRGRPAGELASRVFSDASSLSGFVEVLLKRLVGDGLDALGSIAVAFLVEWRLALAAVILAPLLGLLLGRLGRVVRRKGSLAQRELGELHSVFAEQVSGLTTIQGYDAAGREAERFAATNASYRRSVLAAELWSAAVLASVFLVTGIGFLGAIGWGSRLALARELTPAGLLAFCLFAARAVEPLRRLADVHAMLQRTLSAAARVYEVIDFGFLERQGGTPLPRPVRGSLALEGVRFRHEPARPLLEGVDLRVEPGETVAVVAASGGGKSTLAALLAGFLSPDAGRVGLDGVDLREADLRDLRHAVRVVEQEPFLFRGTLAENVLFGRPEASRGEVVEALGLCGLESLVAAIPGGIDGSLLEAGRNLSGGQKQRIALARAVLTDPPVLVLDEATSALDSETEGRLLDDLGPWLAHRTVIVMAHRLSTVARYPRVIVLVEGRVAGDGSASRLLDTCPPFRALFAGQVEPVANAAT; from the coding sequence GTGAGCGACGGGATCCTGGCCCCGGGTGCCGGACGACGCCTGCTCCTTCGGATCGCGAGGGACGCGGCGGTCGAACGCTCCCGCTTCGCGGGGGCGGCGGCCGCGCTCGCGACGATGGCCGGCGCTCAGCTCCTCCTGACGTGGCTCGTCAAGGAGTGGCTCGAAGGGCCGCTCACGGGAGGCTCGCTCCTCCCCGTTCGCGCCCTTCTCCTGAAGGCGACGGGAGCCACGCTCCTCCTCGCGATGGCCGTCGTCCTCGCGCGCTACCTCGCCGCGAGCGTCAACCAGCGCCTCCTCGAGCGCCTGCGCGACCGGGCGGCGCGGAAGATCCTGGCGAGTCGTGCTCTGGCGGTGAGGGGCCGTCCGGCAGGCGAGCTCGCCTCGAGGGTCTTCTCGGACGCCAGCAGCCTCTCGGGATTCGTCGAAGTCCTCCTGAAGAGGCTCGTCGGTGACGGCCTCGACGCCCTCGGCTCGATCGCCGTGGCCTTCCTCGTCGAGTGGCGTCTCGCTCTCGCGGCCGTCATCCTGGCCCCCCTCCTCGGCCTTCTTCTCGGCCGCCTGGGACGCGTCGTGAGGCGCAAAGGAAGCCTCGCGCAGAGAGAGCTGGGCGAGCTTCATTCCGTCTTTGCCGAGCAGGTTTCGGGCCTGACGACGATCCAGGGCTACGACGCCGCCGGGCGCGAGGCGGAGCGCTTCGCAGCGACGAACGCGAGCTACCGCCGGAGCGTTCTCGCCGCCGAGCTCTGGTCGGCGGCCGTTCTCGCCTCGGTTTTCCTCGTGACCGGGATCGGCTTTCTCGGCGCCATCGGCTGGGGGAGCCGCCTCGCCCTGGCGAGGGAGCTGACCCCGGCCGGCCTCCTCGCGTTCTGCCTCTTCGCGGCGAGAGCCGTGGAGCCGCTCCGGCGTCTCGCCGACGTCCACGCGATGCTCCAGCGGACTCTCTCCGCGGCCGCGCGGGTCTACGAGGTGATCGACTTCGGCTTCCTCGAACGGCAGGGCGGCACGCCCCTCCCGCGGCCCGTCCGGGGGAGCCTCGCGCTCGAAGGCGTTCGTTTTCGCCACGAGCCGGCGCGCCCCCTCCTGGAAGGAGTCGACCTGCGGGTCGAGCCGGGGGAGACGGTCGCGGTCGTCGCCGCCAGCGGGGGAGGAAAGAGCACGCTCGCGGCGCTCCTCGCGGGATTCCTCTCGCCGGACGCAGGCAGAGTCGGGCTCGACGGCGTGGACCTTCGTGAGGCGGACCTTCGCGATCTGAGGCACGCCGTCCGGGTCGTCGAGCAGGAGCCGTTCCTCTTCCGCGGAACGCTGGCGGAAAACGTCCTCTTCGGCCGCCCGGAGGCGTCGCGTGGCGAGGTCGTCGAAGCGCTGGGGCTCTGCGGCCTCGAGAGCCTCGTCGCCGCGATCCCCGGCGGGATCGACGGTTCTCTCCTCGAGGCCGGGCGAAACCTCTCGGGAGGCCAGAAGCAGAGGATCGCGCTCGCGCGGGCCGTCCTCACCGACCCGCCGGTCCTCGTCCTCGACGAGGCGACGAGCGCGCTCGACAGCGAGACGGAGGGCAGGCTCCTCGACGACCTCGGTCCGTGGCTCGCGCACAGGACGGTGATCGTGATGGCGCACCGCCTCTCCACAGTGGCCCGGTACCCGAGGGTGATCGTCCTCGTCGAAGGGCGCGTCGCGGGAGACGGATCGGCGTCCCGGCTCCTCGACACCTGCCCCCCATTCCGGGCGCTCTTCGCGGGTCAGGTCGAACCCGTCGCGAACGCCGCGACGTGA
- a CDS encoding glycosyltransferase family 39 protein, translating into MEREEARLETGPRNGAAASTERAARQWLVALVVVGVLARVLRYGLGFALWEDEAFLVVNLFEKDVPGLLGPLDFGQLAPPLWLLAEKAVAELLGFSEWSLRLVAFVSSLASLALFVSLARRLLAGWEATFAAGIFAVSYPCVRYAAEAKPYGVDLLVSVALLLAGVRLAEGARPVRWLLLAALLAIGPWLSFPSAFVGGGIVLLGLSQALAAAGPGHRVAAGAPWVAAGLLHVASLLAVQACIADAAAPTLPGMQAFWLEALPPFATPLRIPLWLLASLTGPLFAFPVGGVAGASVVTTVAVLGGVVLLAGSSRRPLIAFCTAPLALHLAAAALHRYPFGGHTKFSLYAVPLVSILAAVSLAHLASPGRGPGRRTDPGGGAVATFLLVIGLAVLARDLVWPYKNPSDEAARSFARGFWVDAALGAETVCLESDLGVSFQPELRSRLSWFATYRANQILYSPRHGRREAPRLDRVTAGRPLLLVEYRVAAFAYDQEGSWRWMEKTRTELTLVEETKIPVPRRDQHQRRLLTTDEIVLRRFVPR; encoded by the coding sequence ATGGAGAGAGAGGAAGCCCGGCTCGAGACGGGCCCCCGCAACGGTGCCGCCGCGTCCACGGAGCGCGCCGCGAGGCAATGGCTCGTCGCCCTCGTCGTCGTCGGCGTCCTGGCCCGCGTGCTGCGGTACGGCCTCGGCTTCGCTCTCTGGGAAGACGAAGCCTTCCTCGTCGTCAACCTCTTCGAGAAGGACGTTCCGGGGCTCCTCGGGCCGCTCGACTTCGGCCAGCTGGCGCCCCCTCTCTGGCTCCTGGCCGAGAAGGCCGTGGCGGAGCTGCTGGGTTTCTCCGAGTGGTCCCTCCGGCTCGTCGCCTTCGTCTCCTCTCTGGCGAGCCTCGCTCTCTTCGTCTCCCTCGCGCGGCGCCTTCTCGCGGGCTGGGAGGCGACGTTCGCCGCGGGAATCTTTGCGGTTTCCTACCCGTGCGTCCGGTACGCGGCGGAGGCGAAGCCGTACGGGGTGGACCTCCTCGTCTCGGTGGCCCTCCTCCTGGCCGGGGTGAGGCTCGCGGAAGGGGCGCGTCCGGTTCGCTGGCTCCTCCTTGCCGCGCTCCTCGCCATCGGCCCCTGGCTCTCCTTCCCATCGGCGTTCGTCGGCGGCGGGATCGTCCTCCTCGGGCTCTCTCAGGCCCTCGCCGCGGCGGGGCCCGGACACCGCGTGGCCGCTGGCGCGCCCTGGGTCGCCGCGGGCCTCCTCCACGTGGCGAGCCTCCTGGCGGTACAGGCCTGCATCGCCGACGCGGCCGCGCCGACGCTTCCGGGGATGCAGGCGTTCTGGCTCGAAGCGCTTCCGCCTTTCGCAACGCCCCTGCGGATTCCGCTATGGCTCCTCGCCTCGCTCACGGGGCCCCTCTTCGCGTTCCCGGTGGGTGGAGTGGCCGGGGCCAGCGTCGTCACCACCGTGGCCGTTCTCGGCGGCGTCGTGTTGCTCGCGGGGTCCTCGCGGCGTCCCCTCATCGCCTTCTGTACCGCACCGCTCGCGCTTCACCTCGCGGCCGCCGCGCTCCACAGGTACCCGTTCGGCGGCCACACCAAGTTCTCGCTGTACGCGGTCCCCCTCGTCTCGATCCTGGCCGCGGTCTCGCTCGCGCACCTCGCGAGCCCGGGCCGGGGTCCGGGCAGACGGACGGACCCCGGTGGCGGGGCGGTGGCCACGTTCCTCCTCGTGATCGGGCTTGCGGTCCTCGCCCGGGATCTCGTCTGGCCGTACAAGAACCCTTCGGACGAAGCGGCTCGCAGTTTCGCGCGGGGGTTCTGGGTCGACGCCGCGCTCGGAGCCGAGACGGTCTGTCTCGAGTCCGACCTCGGAGTCTCGTTCCAGCCCGAGCTGCGGTCCCGCCTGAGCTGGTTCGCCACGTACCGGGCGAACCAGATCCTCTACTCCCCGCGGCACGGGCGCCGCGAGGCTCCGCGCCTGGATCGGGTCACGGCCGGACGGCCGCTGCTCCTCGTCGAGTACAGGGTCGCGGCCTTCGCGTACGACCAGGAGGGTTCGTGGCGCTGGATGGAGAAGACGAGGACAGAGCTGACCCTCGTCGAGGAGACGAAGATCCCCGTCCCGCGCCGCGACCAGCACCAGAGACGCCTCCTGACGACGGACGAGATCGTGCTGAGGCGGTTCGTGCCCCGATGA
- the lpxA gene encoding acyl-ACP--UDP-N-acetylglucosamine O-acyltransferase produces MGKHHMALVDPGAQLGTGLEIGPFAVVEAETAIGDGCELGAHSVVKRFTRMGARNRVHEGAILGGEPQDLGFGGGPSHLEIGDDNRIREGVTIHRATAPGGVTRVGSGCFLMAYSHVAHEDVIGDHVILANNVALAGHVRIDERAFLSGGVVVHQFCRVGRLAMVGGNTKVIKDCLPFVITDGVPARARGLNVVGLRRAGFAASQLRTLKEAYRLLLRSGLSLAEALERLTALGDPLADELGAFVRDSKRGFHRASRETDLA; encoded by the coding sequence ATGGGAAAGCACCACATGGCCCTCGTCGATCCCGGCGCACAGCTCGGGACCGGGCTGGAGATCGGGCCGTTCGCGGTCGTCGAGGCCGAGACGGCGATCGGCGACGGCTGCGAGCTCGGCGCCCACAGCGTCGTCAAGCGATTCACGCGGATGGGCGCCCGCAACCGCGTCCACGAGGGGGCGATCCTCGGCGGCGAGCCCCAGGACCTCGGTTTCGGCGGAGGGCCGAGCCACCTGGAGATCGGGGACGACAACCGGATCCGCGAGGGAGTGACGATCCACCGGGCCACCGCTCCCGGGGGCGTGACGCGCGTCGGCTCCGGCTGTTTCCTCATGGCGTACTCCCACGTCGCCCACGAAGACGTGATCGGCGACCACGTGATCCTCGCGAACAACGTCGCCCTCGCCGGGCACGTGCGGATCGACGAGAGGGCCTTCCTCTCGGGCGGGGTGGTCGTGCACCAGTTCTGCCGCGTGGGGCGCCTCGCGATGGTCGGCGGCAACACGAAGGTCATCAAGGACTGCCTGCCCTTCGTGATCACCGACGGCGTGCCGGCCCGCGCGCGGGGCCTGAACGTCGTCGGCCTCAGGCGCGCCGGATTCGCGGCCTCCCAGCTGCGGACCCTGAAGGAGGCCTACCGCCTCCTCCTGCGCTCGGGCCTTTCGCTGGCCGAGGCCCTCGAGCGGCTGACGGCCCTCGGCGATCCGCTGGCGGACGAGCTGGGAGCCTTCGTGCGCGACTCGAAGCGGGGCTTCCACCGCGCGTCACGCGAGACCGATCTCGCGTAG
- a CDS encoding isoprenylcysteine carboxylmethyltransferase family protein, with protein MESAPVVATSFFAAGVVLVAVAALGRTWCSMYIAGYKGRVLVVEGPYSVCRNPLYFFSMLGGVGLGLVAKNVTVPLLFLVGFGLYYPLVIRREERALRLAFGKGYDAYERVTPRFLPRLSLLREPPEYAVDPRIFRAHLQSAAWFVLLIALVAIVETLHDMHVLPSPLALY; from the coding sequence ATGGAGAGTGCGCCGGTCGTGGCGACGTCGTTCTTCGCTGCCGGCGTGGTGCTCGTGGCGGTCGCCGCTCTCGGGCGGACGTGGTGTTCGATGTACATCGCCGGGTACAAGGGACGGGTGCTCGTCGTCGAGGGACCGTATTCCGTCTGTCGCAATCCGTTGTACTTCTTCAGCATGCTCGGTGGCGTCGGTCTGGGGCTGGTCGCGAAGAACGTCACCGTTCCGCTTCTCTTCCTGGTCGGATTCGGTCTGTACTATCCGCTGGTCATCCGTCGCGAGGAACGGGCGCTGCGCCTGGCGTTCGGCAAGGGATACGACGCGTACGAGCGGGTGACACCGCGGTTCCTGCCGAGGCTCTCGCTGCTCAGGGAGCCTCCGGAGTACGCGGTCGATCCCCGGATCTTTCGCGCGCACCTTCAGAGCGCGGCGTGGTTCGTCCTCCTGATCGCGCTCGTGGCGATCGTCGAGACGTTGCACGACATGCACGTGCTTCCCAGCCCCCTCGCGCTGTACTGA
- a CDS encoding glycosyltransferase family 39 protein translates to MPVPERRTYRAAVALAAVVVTLLLLLAPRTTLWDRDESRFARSAVEMLSSGDFLVPTFAGELRPHKPPLLPWLMALSASVLGPTEVAFRLWSALAHGASVLLTFAAGRRLAGETAALLGAALLALSPLALLEGAAATADAVLLAGLTGVLAVFADAAVGGVRARHFVLGAIASAVAQLAKGPVALALPLLGLGGALLLAPAAFRQRRWLAGLLSASSLLGLVPVLGWGLLADAATNGRLLSAAIGTHVIGRTLAPMEGHGSGILVGPLYYGVVVLVGFSPFTLLLPSAWVRIRSGGVLAPGARAILLGCALAPLLLFTVVATKLPHYLLPAFPALALLAAEAAESGERRGLVAGGLLLAPVVAVALAALGFVVAVPPIAALRAPAVAAFVAISAETVLAAAFLRSGRSRAAAATLLVGTAAALAAAVGFGLPALEAWKPVPRLAIEARRAVGDAPAATLGFEEPSVFVHFGPGPVERLASEADAARWARRAGPGLLVTTRAGLERLVACEGLLPLVPLAWQGGMNVSKGAPVELVALARGGPWTKSPR, encoded by the coding sequence ATGCCCGTGCCTGAGCGGCGAACGTACCGTGCCGCGGTCGCCCTCGCGGCCGTGGTCGTGACTCTGCTCCTCCTGCTCGCGCCGCGGACGACGCTCTGGGACCGGGACGAGTCCCGCTTCGCGCGCTCGGCGGTCGAGATGCTCTCGTCGGGCGACTTCCTCGTCCCGACGTTCGCCGGCGAGCTGAGGCCGCACAAGCCGCCCCTCCTCCCCTGGCTCATGGCCCTCTCCGCGAGCGTCCTCGGTCCCACGGAAGTGGCTTTCCGTCTCTGGTCCGCGCTGGCGCACGGGGCTTCCGTCCTGCTGACCTTCGCCGCCGGACGGCGCCTCGCGGGGGAGACCGCCGCGCTCCTCGGAGCGGCGCTGCTCGCCCTGTCGCCCCTCGCGCTCCTGGAAGGGGCTGCCGCGACGGCCGACGCCGTCCTCCTCGCCGGGCTCACGGGAGTCCTCGCCGTCTTCGCCGATGCCGCGGTCGGCGGCGTCAGGGCCCGTCACTTCGTCCTCGGCGCGATCGCCTCGGCGGTCGCGCAGCTCGCGAAGGGGCCCGTGGCGCTCGCCCTGCCGCTCCTCGGTCTCGGGGGCGCGCTTCTCCTGGCGCCAGCCGCTTTCCGCCAGAGGCGGTGGCTCGCCGGTCTCCTCTCGGCGTCCTCGCTCCTCGGCCTCGTGCCGGTCCTCGGCTGGGGCCTCCTCGCCGACGCCGCGACGAACGGCCGCCTCCTCTCGGCGGCGATCGGCACCCACGTGATCGGCCGGACACTCGCCCCGATGGAAGGCCACGGGAGCGGGATCCTCGTGGGACCTCTCTATTACGGCGTCGTCGTCCTCGTCGGCTTCTCCCCGTTCACGCTGCTGCTTCCCTCAGCCTGGGTGCGCATTCGGTCGGGTGGCGTCCTCGCGCCCGGGGCCCGGGCGATCCTCCTCGGGTGCGCCCTCGCGCCGCTGCTCCTCTTCACCGTCGTCGCCACCAAGCTCCCGCACTACCTCCTCCCGGCGTTCCCGGCCCTCGCCCTCCTCGCGGCCGAAGCCGCGGAATCGGGCGAACGGCGTGGCCTCGTCGCCGGCGGGCTCCTGCTCGCTCCGGTCGTCGCCGTCGCTCTCGCGGCCCTCGGTTTCGTCGTGGCCGTCCCCCCGATCGCAGCGTTGCGCGCTCCGGCGGTTGCGGCCTTCGTCGCGATCTCGGCGGAGACCGTCCTGGCTGCGGCGTTTCTCCGGTCGGGGCGCTCGCGAGCTGCCGCCGCGACACTCCTCGTGGGCACCGCCGCGGCGCTCGCCGCGGCGGTGGGTTTCGGTCTTCCCGCGCTCGAGGCGTGGAAGCCGGTGCCCCGCCTCGCCATCGAGGCGAGGCGGGCCGTGGGAGACGCCCCGGCCGCGACCCTCGGGTTCGAGGAGCCGAGCGTTTTCGTCCATTTCGGACCGGGGCCCGTCGAGCGCCTCGCGAGCGAGGCGGACGCCGCGCGCTGGGCGCGCCGCGCGGGCCCGGGTCTCCTCGTCACGACGCGCGCCGGGCTCGAGCGCCTCGTGGCGTGCGAGGGCCTGCTGCCCCTCGTTCCGTTGGCGTGGCAGGGAGGGATGAACGTCTCGAAGGGGGCGCCCGTCGAGCTCGTGGCTCTGGCGCGAGGTGGACCTTGGACGAAGTCCCCGCGGTGA